A stretch of DNA from Triticum dicoccoides isolate Atlit2015 ecotype Zavitan chromosome 2A, WEW_v2.0, whole genome shotgun sequence:
TTGGCTGTTTTCCTTGGATGAAGTTGTAACCTGTGCTTAACTGGCCATTTGTCAAGAACAGGAGGTATTCACTTTTAAAGTGGATAGGTGTATAAGATATCAATAAGTAGTCATTAAAACACAATTAAAAAAACTACGTAAAACTTTGTATGAGCTCTCTTTTAGCAACCAAATTAAATTGAAAACTAATCAAACCATTGTAGTAGCGGGAAGGTAGAACTTACCAAATTGGTAATTAATTAATGTTAAAAGCTGGCATGTATGTATGCATATGAACTTCACTAAATGTGTACCAAATGCTTGTGTATGCATCAGGTGTTCCCTGTTGGCTAAAGATTTAAAGTCAAAATTGTGAATCTTAATATATTATTTTGCTTCTTACTTCATTAATATTCAGCCAATAGACGATCTACAAAGTTACAGTATCTGCACCATCTTCTGATGGAAGTTGCAGTCACTGCAAGGTTTCATTGATGCTTAGGCCCTGCCTGGGAGTCGCTATTCAGGCTAGGAATTCGGAATTGGTATTTGATCTCGTCCAATGCAGCTGTTTGCATGATCGTGGAATTGCGAACTGGAAAGCATCCCAAATACTGCTTGGTATTTGCAACACTTCCGCACCCAACCCCGCGTTTCCGAGGTCGTAAGCACCGTATTCACTGAAAATCACCCGTCCTTGCTTTCCCCTCCACCTTTCCGTCTCGTTATTCTCGCCACCAGGACCTCCGCCTTGCTTGTCCTCCCTGTTGCCTTGCTCTCAGGACACCACCCGCCACCGCTGGAGTTCCCTGTCGACAATCGccgctggttccctgccccctgcTTCCACCTGTTTCTTGCCGACTGCCGTTACTGGTTCCATGCCCCCGTCTCCACCGGTTTCCCCATATCTTCTTCCCCTCGAACGGTGCGACCTCTATGGCGGGATCGATCTTGCGCGGCAATTCCCAGCGCGGGAGCCAGTGGCTGGTGTCGGAGCAAGGCACTACATGCCTCGATGTGTAGGAGCTTGTGTGGCAGCTCAAGCTGCACCTGGACATCACGTACTGAACCTCTGTCGCCACCTTGTGGCGTGTTTCCCTGTCGGTGCCGCTCTTCAGCACACCCAGCCCTCTATGCTCTAACACTTCGGCCATCTTCTCCTCCTACATTGACAACCACCTGTGGGTGTGGTTTCTTCTCTCAAATTCTAGGATTCCAAAAAAGGCTAGCATTGAAACCCCAAACCAACACCAATTCAGTCAGTATTGGAATTTGAGGCCCAATTCAATTCGTCCTGCCCAATATCACATCAAGACGGACCCTTAGGTTTCTTACTGCTGCCTGATGAAGTTCTAAATATGTTATGGACATTTTTTTGTTTATCTGTTCAACCATTTCTATGGTTCGTTCCTGTTCTCATGGGATGCGTGTTAATAAACGGAAATGTTTATTCTCCAAATCTTGTTGTCCATGCATGAAAACCCTTGCCCTCCAGTATTGTTGTGATATGCATTTATTTTGGTATAAAATTGTTCTTCTCATAATTGGTTGGACTCTAATAAAAGGCAACAAAAGCAAACATTTACCCaaatgataacgcccacacgtgtggcatgtttgcacatcgcccacacgccttgaTCCATGTTGATTCTGTTTTGCATGAATCCTAAAGAAATCTGTTAGAATCTGAGTGCCACGTGGGCATCATCGtgtgtgtgggcgttggagagttCGCCCACACGCCCCGCAGCACGCGGTTTGCCAGCTGCGCTGTGTGGGCtaactagtttctgcccacacagccaccacctagtccacgcgcgtgtgggcgaactgcttttcgcccacacgacactcgtacgttgttggatggcaactgcagttgcgcgtacgtggcaactaggtaaacacacatggcaactatgattcgttgctagacggcaactgcagttgcgcgtacgtggcaaccagataaacacataTGACAACCGTGATTAACCATACATTGGCAACTATGGGTGGACCACACACGGCAACTATggtttgaccatatgtggcaaggACCCTTAGCTCTGATCAAGCTGTTCCTTACCCAGGTTGTGTAACGGCCTCTATGCGGCCTCACGACGGGTGCGGGAGAAGAGATAGATGAGAGACTTCGATATTTTCCGGGGAAGGGGAGCCTTGGTGCAGCGGTAAAGCTGTTGCCTTggattcaagtcctggaaacagcctcttgcagaaatgtagggaaaggctgcgtactatagacccaaagtggtcggacccttccctggaccctgcgcaagcgggagctacgtgcACGGGGCTGCCCTTTGACAGTTATAACAATGCTTCCTCTTATACAGAGGTGCTAGAGCGAAAAATGCGCAAAGTGCTTAAAAGGAAGTATGAACAATAACACCTAAACAAATTGAATTGTCTTTTATGAAACTAATTACCATAAGATCTAAATTTCTGCATCTGCCATATACTCTGTGCTGctgtcatattttgttttaagcACTTTGCACCTTACATAGGTAATTGGGCAGCTTATTTTGTAATCTCGGTTTGAAAGGAAAACCGGGTGAAAGCCGAGATTACAACACACCCTCATGGCCATCATAGAACATGGAAGCCTATTGCAGGGCACCCTAGGTCGACCTGACCACTAGCAAGGTCTCGACACAAACAACTACACAACTCAACTGTCGGCACCGACCAACATTGTCATTGGCATCACCCATCACTCCCAATCTGATGACTTCAAGTTCACCTCAGATAAGCACCAACTTACTGAACATAGCAGGTCACACCAGAGCAACAATGGCCCCAGCAAACAGTCGACCGATGCGTTGAGGACAAAGGCAGTTCTTATTTTGTCCATGAGCTCGCAAGAAACAGTTGCAAGTGCACTGACCTAATCCAGCGCATCAACCAGAGTGCCGCCCTTGAAACCACCCTTCGGGAGTCATTGTTGCCGCCATGCCTCTTGGCACGCAGCTCTGACTTGTGGTGGCTAACAAGAAGAGACATCCAATTGGCACACTGGACCGTTGACATCGAGAGGACAAGTCGTGAACCAACTCTGTTCCCAACCATCGCCATTGCCACACAAATCACAATGCAGCCAAGTAGCAAGCCACCATCCACGGGCCCCTCCATCTCGCGTCAAGTCCAAAGGGCCAAGGAGGGAAACGACGTAGTGTGTCACCATCATCCGATTCCTGTGAGCAAACAGCTTGAGTAAATCATCATGATAACGCCTTCATGAAGATAGTCGCTGTTGCCAACTCCAGCCATGGGCCGGAGGCAAAGGTTTCGCCTGGCATTGGCCCGGAACTAGTGAGCACCAAATCCTTCACCAGCCACAGCCACCCCCACGCATTACAAGATGCCAGCCTGCATGAGGCCTGCTCGGATCCAATGGCACAGAACCCACCCTGGACGTTTGGATGCCTCTGGAGCAGGTCATAGCAGATCACCACCCTCACGCTGTCAAGCGTAAACCGCCGCCTGTGAGCTGCTAGGGGATGGCCTGCTTGCCTCCTTTTTTTTTCCGACAATGGGTGGATTTTATTGACTTGAAAGGGAGCATGAAGGGGATATAAACACAACAAGCACACATCCGGCATCTGCATGACTAGGATGCACACATCCAACACCAATTCGCGCACACAAAGAATAACATTGGCAAAGAGCAAAGTCATACAAGAGTGAAGCTATGCCtaagcggaggaagaagaagaaccccAAAGTGATCAATACAACGCTCGACGAACTACAACAATGGGCATCTACACCAACCGTCTCTTGACATCTGAACGACAATGATAAATATTCTCCTGCAGCAATGCCTCTAGGAAGGGAACGGCGCTCAAGCGCCGCCATCGCCGGATCCAACCATCGAAGGTCAGATCCTGAGTTTTCACCCTGAAGATCAAGTCTGAGCAAATCCGAGCAAATGCCTCCAACAAGGTAACGATGCAAAAACACtgccattgccaggtataaccaactAGGGCCAGACCTAGGGTTTTCACCCTGGAGCTTGAGATCGGGTGAGGCACACCAAATCAAAGTCATCATGTCTGTAGCCACCACTTTTCGTGATCCCAGCAGATACATGCGTAACACTGCCTTGACATGAGATGTCACGCAAGTGAAGACTTAGACCATGACTGCACAAGTTGACAATCGAGCTGTAACAAGAGCCATTCGCCACCAAAGGCACCAAACGACGAAGGTCACCGTCGCACATGTGACGAAGTGATGATGGAGGAAGGTCACCGGCACTGCCAAAATTCCAATTCTCATGACACTCCGGCAGTCCCGCTCTGTCTCCATGCTCCGCCGTGCATTATGGGTTGGCAAAACACATTTGTCATTGCTGCCGGATCTGAAGGTCCAAGACCCTCCAGGCCGTTGTGACGACTGCCTAGCAGTGCAGGACCATGGCGCCATCCGTGCGCCCGAGTAGTGTACCACATTGTTGGGACGCAAAAAGCAGGCGCTGCCGCCCACGTACCTGCAAATGTGTGTGATTGCAGCCACCAATGCCTCGCCACCAGAGACCGCCAAGCTGGCCGGAAACACCGACGCCACCGCTGCACAGCCATACCCTCTGCTTCAAGTCGTCGCCCATAGATCACATCTCGCCGCCAAAGGCTACCAGAGCGGAGACCTCCCTGTTGGCGCCTTCATCGACTAGTGTCGTAGCTTAGCCCGGCCACCGGTCTATAGCAGTGACGAGGAGAAGGGAGGACGGGAAGGGCGGAGGCAAGTGGCTATTAGGATTCGACCAGCTGAAGCGACATTCAAGGACGAGGAGGTTGGGAAAAAGAGGGCTGGCTTTGCTAGGCGCGCCTGTGCTGAAGCGACGTGGGGAGGTCTTTGCTCTTTTTTCCAGCTAGGCAGCTTATAGTTAGCAACTGAAATTATGGCAGGTTTCTCTTCCCACAGTGAAATTATGGCAAGTCTTTGTTCCTTGCCACCTCTTATATTCCTAGTTCAATGAGGATGGCTTCATAGCTTAGGCTTTGGCAAAAGGATAATCAGCATTGGAAGCCACGGTAAGCGACTCTGATGCTAAATGTAATGCGCCCCAGTACGTTTCAGGGCAAACATCGCCGAGAGAACTGTGGGGCGAGGATGGCTGTTTTAGTGTAGGGATGATACTATAAATGAAGATAAATATTTACATTGTTTCTTTCTGGAAATCACAGCAATTGCTTCTTTACATAGAAATGTTTGAACATAAAATGATTGGAACTGCATAAAAGCAAATATGGAAGATAGTAACTAATCAAAATGGAGTTTCTGAAAATAATTGTCCTAAAATCTGAGTTAATGCTGCTGCCAAATGCTCTGATTTACTGCTGTCGTGCCTGGGCACCCAGCTATTCAGAATTTTTATCTTTACCTACTCCTGTCCCTACTATCAGGTTTAGGTTTTGCATTTTATTGTTTTTTGTTCGCCGAGGTTAAATACTTTCTTAATAGTTAGTGAATTTTATTATAAGTAGTGTGCTGTTTCTGTTCGAAGTATCCTGAGGCTGGCGTGTGCATTTACAATATTTATTCTAGAGTTGCAGTCCAgtcctttttcctttttattagTTTTGCTGGATGATTCCCATGATTCCTATCTAGTTTAGTGGTTTGGGGCTACTTGAAAGCAATGGCTGCTAATTTCTCATCTTATATTGAATGTTGAAGTTGCAAAAAGTCAGGATAACATTACCGTTTTGTGCACTTAGTCCTGCATTGTGATGGAAACGAGTGCTAGTGTTAGTATTTGCAACTTTATAAGCAGTGTAATTGTGACTAATTATTTCTTGAGATTGATGTAATTAATTGGGTAAGCTACCGTTGAAAGATGGATTCTTTGAATGAATACCTTTTCCCTGTTCCATGTGATGTATAAGGGTATATTTCGGAGTCTTTTGTGTCTGAATTGGTAAAGAAGTCTGCTTGTGAAGCCTAATATGTTTGCTAACATTTTTTGAAGCCTCCAGGAACCCATGCTGATGGCACCAAATCTGTAAATGGGCCAACATCCAGGATCTGCCAAAGTCGTGTTTTATTGTCTGCGGCGAATGTATCTGGCAGAGGATGCAAAGACGGCACAGAGCAGAATTCGGTCGCTATTTCCCTGGAGCTGGCTGCCTATTGGAAAGAAGTGGAAGGGCCTCTTATCCCCATGGTACAGATGATGGGTTTTTGGTCTCTATTTACCTCCTGACCTGACAGTTGCTAGAAAATTGCAATCCCAGTTGTACGTCCCATGGAGCTTTCACATACAGAAGAGATGCAGTAAGAAGCCCCCCGCCCAACGATCAATACTGATACTGACTGCTGTGCAGGCGTCCTCAGAGCTGTACAATCATtgtaatatgtgtagcattactctAGCGAAATCATCGGTGCAAAAATGTGTGCCATCAGTCATGACCATGTGCAACACAAGTGTGAAAATTTCACAAATCTAACATGTGTGGCATCAGCAGTGACCATGGCTCTCAAACGGCTCTCAGTACTCTGCGTGTGGTAGGAAATGTGATCGGACGTAGTGTTTCACGATCACGAGGAGGTTGGGCGGAAGATGCAAGTTTCCCCAGGTTATGTTTGGTTCCGTAGCCCTGAACCTATATGCTTGGGCCTCACCCCTGCGATCAACTTTTGCTTGGATGGATAGATGTTGTCGTAGAGTGTCAATTATTGAGACTCCAGCTGGATAATGTTGGACTGCCCCACCAGTTAGGATGCTGATGCATCTTGATGGAATGGCTGAAAATGACTCTTGTCGTTCTCTCGCTATCATACAGAACCGCGGACGGCCATTGCCTACAGCCAAATTGACCTGCTCTCTGGTCCTTTCTTTTGAATGAGGCCAAAATACCCCTTCCCCTTCTTTTGAATGCCGTTTGTGCATTCAAACATTTTTGTTATAGCATCATGTATTCGACATTTGGTGACGCATTGGGAAAAATGAGCTCGTTTGCACactagagaagagaagagaaggcgTGATTCATCATGTACATATGCAATACCTTTCAGAGAGTATGAGCACCAATGCTAGGATTTCCCAGCCAACCAACAAGCACCAAGGTTTCATTCAAATCTCCGCACCAACAACAGCAACAAGCAGCGCATCAACAATGAACGCGGCCATGATCAGTCCGAAACAAAAAAAATCAACACATGGAATACAAAGGGACCAAGGAAACCATTGTATAAACACTGACACTCGAGGAACCATGATCACAGCATATTCAATGCAGGATGCACCCAGGATTGGTCGATCAGCAGAACTGGGCCGAGGATGAGCAACTACTCCTTGAAGGACATGGCCGTCTCGAAGGCCCCTACCAAGGCCTTCACCCTGCTCTGCCTCTCCTCCAGGAGCTTGCTTTTCGTCTCTTCGATCACGTCGTTGCTTTTGGGATCATCCTTCCTCCATGACTGAGCAGCTTCAGTCCTGCTGCTTGCCTTCGTCATAGCCTCTTCTGTCTCTGCCGCTCGATCCAATTTATCAGCAACCTTTGCAATGTCGTTTCCGCCGGCATCAGCATCCTCTTTCTCTGGCTGctccttgatttcctcctcattctTGCCCTGTTGCTGAGTGTGCGGCCCCTGCTGATTGCGTCGAggtgaagcagaagcggaagcagcCATGTCGATGGGTTTCAGGTCCACAGGGTCAGGAAGCTGCTCCTGCAACTGATCTTCGATGGACGGAGTGGTCAGGCTCTCGGATTCCTCAAACCGCATCGATGGCTCGTCATCTTTCTCCTTCCTGGTTGTAGTGCATGGCTCCGCTGCCCTCTGAGGAGCACCCCTTGGCCTTGAGCTTGCGTTAGCACCACCATTTGCCGCTGCTTCTCTTTTCTTTGCCGCCGTGCCTGGCGTGCGCGCCGAGGACGCGGGCAGAGGCTTCCCACCTCTCAAAGGCCCCGGCGATGGCGCCCTCTCGATGCTCGGctttgggggcgccacccctttgcCAGGGGCGGGCCTTGGCGAAAGCTTATTCTTCAGCAAGGTAGAAGGCGAGTTGGAGGCTGGCACTGTGTTGGCCATGTCCTTGAAGGAACTGCTCAGCGGTCCAGCGAGCGCATGAGGCCGCTGTGAGTT
This window harbors:
- the LOC119354829 gene encoding translation initiation factor IF-2-like; translation: MATSKKGPLYPSRDRATRMAPNLKHSSSETSSSGYGARRARSVPSSPDRKLGPSAAAAAAPSASPDMCRPSLSHAGRSISSRTMSGSGSSIHGSKPASKPALARAKSDKVTANSQRPHALAGPLSSSFKDMANTVPASNSPSTLLKNKLSPRPAPGKGVAPPKPSIERAPSPGPLRGGKPLPASSARTPGTAAKKREAAANGGANASSRPRGAPQRAAEPCTTTRKEKDDEPSMRFEESESLTTPSIEDQLQEQLPDPVDLKPIDMAASASASPRRNQQGPHTQQQGKNEEEIKEQPEKEDADAGGNDIAKVADKLDRAAETEEAMTKASSRTEAAQSWRKDDPKSNDVIEETKSKLLEERQSRVKALVGAFETAMSFKE